The DNA window TCTCACCAGTCGGCGCATACCACGACCACAGCCGGATGCCGACATCGGAAGCGCTCGTCTACTACCTGCAGGTGGTGATGGCCTACGCATTCCTGACGACCGTCGTGGGATTGCTGACAGGCACGGCCCTCTTCTCGTCAGGGGCAGCACAGACCCCGCCCTATGCCGTGGTGCTGTACTTCTTCGGACTGCTCCTCGGGTCGTGCGCCTGGGCGCTCTTCCTTGGGATCACTGTTCACCTCACCTCACGGGCCCTCGGTGGGTCAGGCTCGATGAAGGAGACCCTGAGCGCCTGTCTCCTCTCGTTCACCCCGCTGATGGTAACCGGCTGGATCCCGCTGATCGGATCTTATATCGCCGACATATGGTCGCTCTCCCTCTTCGTCATAGGGATCCGGGAGGTGCACGCCCTCTCAACCAGGAGGGCGGTGCTGGCCGTGGTTTTACCGCTCGCGCTCCTCTTCACCCTGCTGGTCCTGACCTTCATCTACCTGATTCCAACCCTGTAAAGGGGAGCCGGCCCCAGTCACCGGTCTCCATACTGGTTGATCGTACAGATCAACTCCCGGAACCCGTCGAGCTCGATCTGGAGCACCCCGGTCCGAGTCATCCCCATTGAGGTCTCGCCATCCGCCGTCAGCATCTCTGGACCCCGGACGACCGTCCGCTGCACCCCATCAGCCGAGAGGATACGGACTGCCTCAGCATCATGCACAAACGCACGTCCCGGGATCACCACGGTCTCCTCGAGATCAGATAGATCGAGCGCTTCGAGATCCCGGATCGTGATCAGGCATGCGATCTCCTGCGCGACAGGAACCACGGTGGCCCGGTCTCCGCGCTGCTCAAGCACAGATTTCAGGAACGGGGCCGCCACGGCACCGGTGATCACCGAGGCCGTCCCGGAGATCCGCGGCAGCTTGTCGATCAGGTCGGGCTCACTCAGGATAGCGAATGGAGAACCGAACTCAGGGTCATAGAGGGGTGTACCGGTGATCTTCATGGCAAACGCATCGCTGATGTCATTGACCAGTTGACGGAACGAGTCGACACTCTGCGTCCTCGCACCCTCCATCACCGGTGCGTTCCCGAGGATCAGTCCCTGGTCGGCGGTGTTCGCAAACCGCATCAGGATCAGCCCCTTGGCCCCGCGGTCTTCGAGCCATTCGCAGGTCTTGTACAGGGTATATCCGTCGTTGATCCCTGGCAGGATCACAGC is part of the Methanosphaerula palustris E1-9c genome and encodes:
- a CDS encoding YIP1 family protein, whose product is MIKEILVSPVGAYHDHSRMPTSEALVYYLQVVMAYAFLTTVVGLLTGTALFSSGAAQTPPYAVVLYFFGLLLGSCAWALFLGITVHLTSRALGGSGSMKETLSACLLSFTPLMVTGWIPLIGSYIADIWSLSLFVIGIREVHALSTRRAVLAVVLPLALLFTLLVLTFIYLIPTL
- the mmp10 gene encoding methyl coenzyme M reductase-arginine methyltransferase Mmp10 (Mmp10 (methanogenesis marker protein 10) is a cobalamin-requiring radical SAM methyltransferase that creates the methylarginine modification to methyl coenzyme M reductase.), with protein sequence MGQLTVDIGGRPGADCRGFCEYCYFKHVRDPAPLGCRHCLPFQVGCQYCTSMVREQYDGFRSFRDVTDAALADLQLTDGDLTRITISGGGDPSCYPHFGDLVDVLGAMEAPLHIGYTSGKGFDDPAIAGKMIDAGLSEVSFTLFAANADLRKQYMHDPTPEVSLDVVEKLAGEIDLYAAAVILPGINDGYTLYKTCEWLEDRGAKGLILMRFANTADQGLILGNAPVMEGARTQSVDSFRQLVNDISDAFAMKITGTPLYDPEFGSPFAILSEPDLIDKLPRISGTASVITGAVAAPFLKSVLEQRGDRATVVPVAQEIACLITIRDLEALDLSDLEETVVIPGRAFVHDAEAVRILSADGVQRTVVRGPEMLTADGETSMGMTRTGVLQIELDGFRELICTINQYGDR